Proteins found in one Mixophyes fleayi isolate aMixFle1 chromosome 8, aMixFle1.hap1, whole genome shotgun sequence genomic segment:
- the HESX1 gene encoding homeobox expressed in ES cells 1, with protein MTSVSSSESSPRMPADLQKLSCLADNRPSTCSFSIESILGLDKKRNFTSTANRHYRPWVDDYCGRGDIDRHCWRLPIISYEIPLQVHTVRNSLDKETAARYEKCCPGTERLTYKRELSWYRGRRPRTAFTRSQIEVLEKVFQLNSYPGIDVREELANKLSLDEDRIQIWFQNRRAKLKRCHRESQFLIVKESLTPQIPE; from the exons ATGACAAGTGTATCTTCGTCTGAGAGCAGCCCGAGGATGCCAGCAGATCTCCAGAAACTGTCCTGCCTTGCAGACAACAGACCTTCAACCTGCTCATTTTCCATAGAAAGCATTCTCGGACTTGACAAGAAAAGGAACTTTACCTCGACCGCCAACAGACACTACAGGCCCTGGGTGGATGACTACTGTGGTAGAG GAGACATTGATCGACACTGCTGGCGACTCCCTATCATCAGCTATGAAATACCTCTACAAGTTCACACAGTGAGGAATTCGCTGGACAAGGAAACGGCTGCCCGGTATGAAAAGTGCTGCCCGGGAACCGAACGCCTGACTTATAAAAGAGAACTGAGTTGGTATCGAGGAAGAAGGCCCAGAACTGCTTTCACTAGAAGCCAA ATTGAAGTTCTGGAGAAAGTGTTCCAACTCAATTCATACCCAGGCATTGATGTCAGAGAAGAACTTGCCAACAAGTTGTCTTTAGATGAAGATAGAATTCAG atcTGGTTTCAAAACCGCCGCGCCAAGCTGAAGAGGTGCCACCGAGAGTCGCAATTCCTCATAGTGAAAGAATCATTAACTCCGCAAATCCCGGAATAA